In a genomic window of Brettanomyces nanus chromosome 1, complete sequence:
- a CDS encoding uncharacterized protein (BUSCO:EOG0934159D) produces the protein MGKRVKRSVELRQNKRRKQGDSQLRGSLFNKMDGELEEEDDGVVEEEEIADYEAKPRRFDDQNEDLVEGLPVRSSDGTIHRVVMKKEERKTKRLQDEEQKELEEEQEQEQEEREQEEQASKEDGKNSVFDESNDEKYKDLSAAEMVLKIKEDLADMAQSMIEDPEENVMLMSRVLTMMTSKNPIIAKLSLLSLVPVFKSISPSYRIRPLTEAERKEKMSKDVQRTRFFEQNLVSYYQKYLKFLARKASVVINSPRASNLDKQMGIVATRAACELTESLRFFNFRSDLFKLLIRRVMRKPSSESEHDAFRRCISTLEGLLVEDFESGDVSFDIVRIVCRSIRHRDFKVDESVVNIFLSLTVLSDYDPLRKEDEKEEEAKMRKKDRVYLTRKQRAQLKERKLIEKEWDQAEQKVTSQQRERFQAQILKLLLTLYLEILRGRPEKLMAPVLEGLAKYGHQVNLDLMGDFLQVLREISEDLLTNQMSGKGITGNQMRQVLLCIITSFSLVSYMPPKKVHLDLNKFVDYLYSLLPMLSQDADIEFSHKTLRLMDPLSTQLQMKPSVNVSTEAELLLRCADAIFLSSRSGSEARALAFTKRFYLDMLNFPEKTSIAILKFIDKLMSRYDEIKCLYTTEDRIQNGVYHSYADSVERANTEVAVLWENVLLEKHYNPTVSMAAKALLKRAKARNAI, from the coding sequence ATGGGAAAACGAGTTAAAAGATCAGTAGAATTGAGACAGAATAAAAGACGGAAGCAGGGGGATTCTCAGCTTAGAGGTAGTTTGTTCAACAAAATGGATGGggagcttgaagaagaggatgatggagtggtagaagaagaggagattgCCGATTATGAGGCTAAGCCAAGACGTTTTGACGATCAGAATGAGGATTTGGTTGAGGGATTACCTGTTAGAAGTTCAGATGGAACAATTCATAGGGTTGTtatgaaaaaagaggagagaaaaacCAAGAGACTTCAGGATGAGGAGCAGAAGGAGctcgaagaagaacaagagcaagaacaggaagagcgagaacaagaagaacaagctagcaaagaagatggtaaGAATTCTGTCTTTGACGAATCAAATGATGAGAAGTATAAAGATCTTAGTGCTGCCGAAATGGTTCTCAAAATAAAGGAGGATCTTGCCGACATGGCCCAAAGTATGATTGAGGATCCGGAGGAGAACGTTATGTTGATGAGTAGGGTGTTGACTATGATGACGTCCAAAAATCCTATAATAGCcaagctttctcttctttctttggttcCTGTGTTCAAGAGTATATCGCCATCCTATAGAATAAGGCCTCTTACCGAAGCagaaaggaaggagaaaatgTCGAAAGATGTGCAGAGAACGAGATTCTTTGAGCAAAATTTAGTGAGCTACTATCAAAAATACTTGAAGTTTCTCGCTCGTAAAGCTTCTGTGGTAATCAACTCTCCAAGAGCAAGTAATCTTGATAAGCAGATGGGAATCGTGGCTACTAGGGCAGCCTGTGAGTTGACAGAATCGTTGAGGTTCTTTAATTTTCGTTCCGACCTTTTCAAACTGTTGATAAGACGTGTTATGAGGAAGCCTTCTAGTGAATCCGAGCATGATGCATTCAGAAGGTGTATTAGTACCTTGGAGGGATTGTTGGTAGAAGATTTTGAGTCCGGTGACGTCTCCTTCGATATAGTGAGGATTGTATGCAGATCCATTAGACATAGAGATTTTAAAGTTGATGAGAGTGTTGTCAACATCTTTTTATCTCTAACGGTTTTGAGCGACTATGATCCATTACGGAAAGAGGacgaaaaagaagaggaagccaagatgagaaagaaagatcgTGTATACTTGACCAGGAAGCAGCGAGCGCAGTTGAAAGAGCGCAAGCTGattgagaaagaatgggACCAGGCAGAGCAGAAGGTGACTTCTCAGCAAAGAGAGAGATTCCAAGCTCAGATTCTTAAGCTACTACTCACTTTGTACCTTGAAATCTTAAGGGGAAGACCGGAGAAATTAATGGCCCCAGTTTTGGAGGGTCTAGCTAAATATGGGCATCAGGTTAACTTAGACTTGATGGGTGATTTCTTACAGGTCCTTAGAGAGATTTCTGAGGACTTGTTAACCAACCAGATGTCTGGAAAGGGCATCACTGGTAATCAGATGAGGCAGGTGCTTCTATGTATTATCACCTCATTCTCCTTGGTTTCGTACATGCCTCCGAAAAAGGTCCACCTAGACCTTAACAAATTTGTCGACTACCTTTACTCCTTGCTTCCTATGTTATCTCAGGATGCAGATATAGAGTTCTCTCATAAGACACTTAGACTTATGGACCCCCTCTCAACACAGCTACAAATGAAGCCTTCTGTCAACGTCTCGACAGAGGCTGAGTTGTTACTCAGATGTGCCGATGCCATTTTTCTTAGCTCTCGTTCCGGTTCAGAAGCTCGTGCTTTGGCTTTCACCAAGAGATTTTACTTGGACATGCTTAATTTTCCTGAAAAGACTTCTATCGCCATCTTAAAGTTCATAGATAAACTCATGTCACGATACGATGAGATCAAATGTTTATATACCACGGAAGACCGTATTCAGAATGGTGTGTACCATTCCTACGCGGATTCTGTTGAAAGAGCCAATACCGAAGTGGCTGTCCTCTGGGAAAATGTTTTACTTGAAAAGCACTACAATCCAACGGTGTCTATGGCTGCTAAGGCTCTTCTCAAAAGGGCAAAGGCTAGAAATGCCATATAA